A segment of the Nyctibius grandis isolate bNycGra1 chromosome 27, bNycGra1.pri, whole genome shotgun sequence genome:
GCAACCTCCATCACAGCCTTGTTCTCCCTGTTCCTTCCTCTGCGAGGCTCAGCTCGAGAGCTGAGCTGGGTTATTTCTAACCATCTTGACTGCGTATTTGGCATCTGTTCTTGAAATATGTGCACAGACTCTCCTTTTTAAATATCCCTATTTCTGAGCCCTGCTGAGGAAGTAACTATTTAGATGGCAGGTGGCCCCAAAGAAGAGTTGCCCATGACAATGAACAAGAAAAGTCCTGCAGCACCAGCGGGAGCTTAGCTCTGCCCCTCACCTACCACCCTTATCTTTGGGCCATCCTTCCCCACGTGCAAATCCATCCCCCTTAGGGCCTTGTTCACCTACAAAGAGCCCCCAGCTCATCTCACCATTGCATCCCCCTTTGAAGGGTTCCATCCAACTGGGTGAAAAATGCCCTTTTTCAACGAATCACTTGCCATCCCCAAGCCTGTCTGCTCCCCAACAGACCTCCCGCAGCCTCCTGACCGGCCAGTGCAACTCACTTTCAATGGAGTTGTTATTTAGGTAGAGGTGCTCCAGCTTGGGGCTGATGAAAGGGACGTTGGTGAGCTTGTTGTGGGCCAGATGCAACACCAGCAAGTTGGTGAGGTTGAAGGAGTTCTTGGGGAGCCCCTTGTCAGAGATCTGGTTGTAGTTGAGCCGGATGAACGCCAGGTTGGGGAACTCCTTGAAGTAGTCACTGGGGATGTCCTCAATGTTGTTCCTGTCCAGGAAGAGCTGGTGGATGGCATTGGGCACCCCAGGAGGCATTTTCCTCAGGATGTTGTGGGCAAGGTTGAGCTGCATGAGGTTCTTGAGTCCCTTGAATGTGTTTTTGTTGAACACCCCATCGCTTAGCTTGTTGTGGTGCAGGTCCAAGAGGACCAGGTTCTCCAGCTTGTTGAAAACCCCAGCAGGGATCTTGGAGATCTGGTTCCTGCTCAGACGCAGCTGCTCCAGGTTGGGTGGCAGGAAGGCAGGCACCTCCTTGAGCTGGTTCTTCTCCATGTAGAGGAAGATGAGGTtttccagcttctccaggaCCCGCCTGTCCACTTTCCGGATGCGATTGTTGTCTAGGTTGACCCATTTCAGCCCTGTGGCGTTCCTGAAGGACTCCTCGGGGAGGTCGTCAATGAAATTGTTCTGGAGGTAGAGGTAGTGGATGCGGGGTGGGATGACGGGGACCTTCCGCAGGTTGCGGCTGTCACAGTAGAGGGCAGATGGGAAGTCCGGGGGGCAGTAGCATTCTCGGGGGCAGTCAGGGAAGACGGAGGGGGGACCCGGCGGCAGGGGTGGGGGCAGCTCTGTGGGCTCTACAGGCTCAATGAATTCGGGAGGTGGGCGGGTGGGTTTCCGGGGAGGCTTCCTCCGCTGCCCGCTCACCTCCGAGATCAGCACAAGAACAAGCGGGAGTAGCAATCTGAAGGCCACCTTCATGGTCCAGATGTTTCCCTGAGGAAGGTAACAAGAAGAGGTGGGTTAGGAAGAGCCTGATTTAGGTACCTCATCATCTCCCCCATCACTCCAGTCTCTGACAGGCAGGGATTTACCCCACATCCCTGCCAGTAACCTgctattttctctccttccccttggAAGTTATCTTAGAGCATGAGTCACTGAGATCCCCTCTCTCTGGCTCAGCTTTATGCCATTGGGGGGGTTGGtcttttttaatgtggtttgggtttttttcgcACATCACCCCCAGCACCACCCCACAAAGCCTGGGCCCCCCCGGGAGTCCCAACACTGCTGTGCCCTCTCCCCGAAGGATGGATTGCCCCTTCAGAGGCCTTCATGGATTAGGCTTAATTTTGCTCTTGAGCCAAAAAATCAATGATTCAGTAGCAAACTGGCTGAGCAGCAGTATCAGGAAGCCAGCAGCAGTTAGCGGGGCAGCAAAGATGGATGGTCCTGTACTCCAGGGACAAGGCTTTGATGCAGGACAGCCTGTGTGATGAAAAGGGCATTTGCAAGATTACACGTGGGCAATACCGAGGGTGTTTGGCTGTACAGCTCCCTGTGCTGCCCAAATAACGGATCCATCGCCTCCAGTCCCATGgcggggtgctgggctgggctggttGTTTGGGGAGAGTCCCAGCAGATCTGAAGTGATCAGGTGAGGTCTCTGCTTGTCCCTAGCCAGTTTCCCCTGGACACTAGCCCAACCTTACATGTACCACCTCTCCCTCTTCTCTGGGTTGTTACCAAGCCCATGAAGGATACCTGTCCc
Coding sequences within it:
- the PRELP gene encoding prolargin, which encodes MKVAFRLLLPLVLVLISEVSGQRRKPPRKPTRPPPEFIEPVEPTELPPPLPPGPPSVFPDCPRECYCPPDFPSALYCDSRNLRKVPVIPPRIHYLYLQNNFIDDLPEESFRNATGLKWVNLDNNRIRKVDRRVLEKLENLIFLYMEKNQLKEVPAFLPPNLEQLRLSRNQISKIPAGVFNKLENLVLLDLHHNKLSDGVFNKNTFKGLKNLMQLNLAHNILRKMPPGVPNAIHQLFLDRNNIEDIPSDYFKEFPNLAFIRLNYNQISDKGLPKNSFNLTNLLVLHLAHNKLTNVPFISPKLEHLYLNNNSIEKINGTQICPTSLVSIHDFSPSDLDSVPRLRYLRLDGNLLKPPIPLDLMMCFRLLQSVVF